In Halichondria panicea chromosome 5, odHalPani1.1, whole genome shotgun sequence, the genomic stretch GACAAAATCTTATGCTACCAACGCAAGTTGAGCTAGTGAGTCACCTACGCTCAGTAACGACAGCAGTTCACTGCTGTACGAATTGTTTAtcacacgaaaattacctgcatACAGTGTGGTCACATTTAGTTGCCCACAATCTAAAGGAGGTCCAATGTACTGATTACTTTAATGAATGTCACCTGTTAACGAATGAGTTGAAAGGAGATGGAGAACGTGAGCGTCTCTCAGCAGACGATGAGAGTTGGTTCTTCATGTCCGCCGTCCTGTTATATGCACCCTCAGGAGGAGCACGTTcggcactgtgtgtgtgagtgtgggtggtTAATAACTGCATGATATTCAGCATTATAATACCGCGTTTAGAATGTGAGGTTCTTTCAATCGCATAGATTGCAAACAAAAGACATGCAAAGAGTGAGAATGCGCATGCAATTCGCAACGCAATAGGGCTTGAACAGCATCATTCGCAAATGAGTTAACAATTGATGTGCATTAAAAGCCAAGCCAGATATGCGATAGTAAAGTGTATGGCAGGCATTAtgtgctacgtacatgtacgtactgcCCATGCAGTCTATGTATAAATTTGGACTTTGAACTAAACACTACATTATAcatactacatgtaactattACATGTTATTACAAAAGGAAACTCAACGAAGGCTGCCATCATTCAAAAAGGTAAAGGTAAAAATAAGGGGTTGTGTGTAGCGATGCCATGTTAGTCCTGGGCATTGTATAAGAAAACTAATTGATTATTCGGTGACCTAACAAATTCTAAAAAGGTGTATGGCCATACTGCTGGGATGAAGAAAGCTCACACACAAGATTCACATTGTtctacaactgcatgtatggcATCTGAATAAACTGTACTATGTACACACCGAGACAATTATTTAATAATGCACAGAGAATACAATGGCCACCAGATAACGTACATATTAAGCTGGTCTCCCCTATGTATAGCCAGTCATGCAAGTTTTAGACAAAGAGTTTAATACTTACCCTTCAGTACTAAATCATTACTGCTGTTGTAATTTGTACATCGGTGATCATCACTAACGCaagagtaccgtatagcgggtaattttttgTGGGGTACAAAATTTCGTGTTTTTCGAggaaattaaaactgggataaacttccacgcactggtatttcacatgcatttttggtaggtgtggtttcctggcattgaaacgcgaaaatcataacccacgaaaatgtaTGCCGAGGGCTCTGAAACCAAGTAGCAAAAATTTtgcacccgcgaaaatttcccgctatacagtattatgataattatactgaccaatccaagtgcgCTTTTAAATTGGTGCTGTGGTTAAACTTCGAGGCGATTCTTGATAGATTGTGTCACACGCACTTGGATTGGTCGGtatgcaaattccaagcccatGAAAGATAGGATCAAGGAAATTACGTTGCTACATCTGATCCACAgcatgcctacgttcgatactctctatTTGCTAATGTTACCCATTACCTTTCCCATCTGGTTAAAAACAATAGTAAGTATTTTTGACGTAGATCTGACAGAATGTctcctgtgtacagtctattggagtgggtactcttcctaatgaactcttgattaCGAGGAAAATCACTAGGCTATAATTAAACCACATCGGTATACGTATGTACTGTAGTGACGCCATGTTAGTGCTGGGCTCTGTATAAGTGATTATTTGGCATTCTAAAAGGTGCATgggcacaataattatattcatactCCTGGGATGAAATTGGAAAGAAAAGCCCACACACCAAATTCACATTGTTCtacaactgtatatatagatatagtatGTGACCGAGTGTTTTATGAAGGCACAAGTACAAGGACGAAGCCCCAAGGGTGAGTTGCCTGTAAATAAAACCCGAGGATTCTTATATCACGACGAATCCTACCAAATCATGCGAACGAGGCTACGCAATCGTGtaaaactaatataacacggAATGGACTGTATTATACCcttgttaccttgacaacgtgatataagGCATCTGAATAAACTGTATTATGTATGCACAGAGACATTTAATGCACAGAGAATACAATGGCTACTAGACAACGTATGTATTAAGCAGGCTTGCCCATTTTATATAGCAGCCAATATTGTCATAGAAGTTCTTAATTGCACTAGACAACTTTACAAGGGAGCATCTTATACTTAGTATATATACTTACCCTTCATACATAGTCAGTAATGAAGGGTAAATTATATAATAGCACATAAAGAGGCTAGTAGAAAAAGCCATTTGACAACTTTAACGTGAAAGAATAATTAGGACACTCAATCTAGTTCCAACTCAAAAGAAGTACATACACTATGCACAACTGAACATCTTGCTATTCTCGGTAGAGCCTGTCCACGTGGCCCGAGGCGCATGGGCGGCCGTAGAGATCTAGATTAATTACCGTACTGATTCGATTTAAGGTGACACTATTTAATTTTATGCAATGGGGCTGTACAATGGATAAAGCTGTGGGTAGTCAGGAACAACTATCTGTCgattataagtacatgtaatcaACCACtgacatctacatgtactctcCATAGGCACCAAAATAAATCACTCTGAAGTTCTGCTGTATACAAGTAcgtgttgtataattatacaaggcTAAAGTTTAGCATACAATGGGTAATTGTTTATACAGACCACCTACTTACGATCTCTGAGCCAGCTTTTCTGCAAACTGACGTGACAGTATCAACTGCTCGTCTGCTGAGTTTAGTATACCAGCAATACTCTTAACCCCTTCACCACCAGCGCCACTATCGGACTCGTATCTTCTCCGAGATGAATTCTTTGATCTAACCTCCTCATCTTCCTCAAGTGAGCGACCATTCAAGCTCGAGCTAGTCTCATTTTGTTGCCGTCCATTTTCAGACGGTAATTGTTCACTAGAAGCTCTTCTTTGGCCTGACATTATCGACTGGTTAATAGGGGATCCACTGCTGCACAATTCGTTGCTATTGGTAATGGGTATTTTGAGGATAGGACGAATGTGGAGAGAGTCAGTGTTCCAAAGATTATTCATACGCTGAATTTGCTGGATctgtgtatgcgtgtgcgtttgtgtgagTCGCCTAACATATTTTTTAGGAAACTCTATTTCGTTCTTACCCTAATAACTACCCTGTTGAGGCTAAAAGCAGCATTAATAAGAGGAGAGCACCCTTGTTACAGTTGCTAATAGCTACTAAGTGGCTTACAGAAAGAGCATGCTGCTACTAGCACTATAGACAATGGAGCACTTACTGTTATATTATACTTAAGTGCCAGCCCCTGCAATGTGTCTCCTTCCTCTACAGTGTGGTGCATACAGTGCCTGGGGGTCCCTGGGGCTTGAAACGATAGATTGGGGGACTGTTTGACTGTACCGTATGATCGGGAACTTCCAACGCTTGTAACTAGGCCAGTCTTTGAGGATGAGCTTTGAGACGTCTCAGAGATTTGTATAGGAGTCGATGAGGCCATAGTCCGAAGCTCAAACGGAATTTAGAGCATATCCATATCCATAAAGCCACCTACACAACATTGTTGCACTGACCACACCTCCCCACGCCCATTAACTATACATttatactgcgcatgcgcctCATTGCGCCAATAACACCAAAGGCGCGCCACAACTGAAGGTTAAAATTATAATCATGCTCTCGATTTTTGTTTTCGTGTCCATGACTGACCGTGACCATTATCTATGCCATGACTATGAGCGACCACTAGCTTGTTGTGCAAAAGTATGTTAAACCATTccttcttctatctatggttataataataataataataatcgatGCTTTACAGTATGACTTTACATTTACACAAGGTGAATAGATTGCTGTGCGTCAGAAATTAAACATACTGACAGGAAGTTCCTAGAAGGAACACCtgactagatctacataaaatgtatacataatttatacagaGCAACAGGGACAGACTAGGTGACAAGTGCAAATTATTAATTGGTCAAAGCGTTCTAGAAAACTGTCCCAGAAATGTTTGTAGAGTTGATTCTTGATAGTTGACATCGAGTGAGAGAGATCTATAAAAGGGAGGGCGTTCCAGAGTCTGACCAATCTTTTGAAGTAAAAGTGTCTTGTTGTGTTTGAGCGATGATGACCTTTATGACCTAGCTTGTGATTAGACGATAGTCTTGTGTTGCTGGTAGAGAATGATATGAACTCAGTAATGTCGAAGTTGTCTACTGGTTTTTGGAGACACCTGACGGCGAATATGACATCTTGCAACTCTAGCCAGTTCATTAGTGGCAAAAGGTCCAGTTTAATGAGGCGACTTTTGTAGTCGAGACTAtcagatctacatgtaaggtTCAGAATAAACTTTGAAGATCTTCTCTGGATTTGTTCCACTTTTGTGATGGCCTTGTGTGTCTGTGGTCTCCACAGTTGCGAACAAAATGTTAAATTAGATCTAACAAGCGTAGTATAAAGTGTTCTTTTTGTGTGGAGATCATGAGAGCATTGAGTGTTTCTTTTAATAAGGTACAAACAGCTGTAGGCCTTCGAACATAGGTTGTTGATATGTTGGTCCCAGGAGAGACTATTCTGGATGGTCACTCTCAGGTCTTTGTGAGAGTCTCTTGTTAAGATTAGCTTTGAGTCCAAATTGTATAGCGAGTCATGAATGGTTTTACCAAAGTGGAGGTAGACACATTTGTCTAAATTGAGTGATAAGTTCCAGTCCTTGCACCATGTGACAAGATGGTCTAGATCAGATTGCAGGTCAACTTGGTCTTCTGCATTGGCTATTCGCTTCACTAGTTTAGTGTCATCTGCATAGATATATATGGACGAATTAACGATTGGAGTGGTGATATatcattgacataattatactaaaaacAACAGAGGACCGAGAATGCTGCCTTGAGGTACGCCTAATAGCACTGATAGTGATGAAGAGTTTGTTCCCTCTAAACAGACATAGTGGCAGAGAACAGAGAAGCCAAAGTGTAACCACACAATGACCATGACTTGTAGTACTGAAACCAAAaccacatcacatgacataggcTGTGACAGTGCTGCAGACCTGGACTGGTGCTGTCTCAAGATGCTACTGTTACTTGCCTTACAGAGTCTACTGGTGTGCTCACTTCATAGTGGCCAGGCAGTAGCTAACCCTGTGGCTTCTCTTGTGGAGACCACTTGTGCTAACAGTTGTTCCTGTAGTGATATGGAAGATTTTACGCAAAAATCAGCAAGAAAAGTGGAAGCACACTTTGGTATGTATATCACTGCATGTtcgactgcatgcatgcatgtgatctTTTCAAATGCATACAGAGGATTCGCTTGATGATCTATTGGAAAGCGTGGAAACTATGGTGTCCTCGCAGATTGATAGCATCTCAACTACTGCAGTAGAAAATATATTACGAAATTTTACAAGTGAGTATTTAGAATTGTCCTTGTTAATTAACTATTTCAATCCTCAATTAATTGTGCATGGTTTAATTTTTGATTTCAGACGAGAACTCACTGGCTCTTACAAGACTGAACAATTCAACTGTGCAGCAAGCAAGCAATTTGCAGGAATTATTGCTCCAGGTTGAAACCATGAGAGAAGAAATATTTCGAAGGCTCGAAGATCTAAAAACTCAGCAAATTTTGCTATTTAATTCAACTTTGATGGAACTCAGGACTCATTTCGAGCAACTGATGACTACATCACAGGCTGGTCGCCCTTCTCCCACGGAAGAACTCAGGCACGAAATTGGCGATATTAAGGATACAGTGAATATGCTATTACAACTGCAACGACAAAATATGGAAAGACCATGTAAGATACATGCATTTATTTATGACTTGTGTTCCATTGACTTGTAATagtggaacctccgaataaaggactATAAATAGACAACATTTGTTCGGAGGTATATAGAAAAAATGACGAAAGCATTGTCAGTATAGTGTATCAAgagtactcttatctactcttgagtgtaacatacataattatatacatgctaGTCTTGTCCCTTATTTAGAGCATTCTTTTTTATCTGAGATTCCAAACAGCTGTGCATGAACACACCTGTGGACACCTGGTGCACTTCTAAAATAGCTATCTGTCAATTTGAGGTTTCGTGAAaccttgagtgtgtattacaAGGCAACAAGAAATCATAATGATATTGTCATTTCATTAGTGTCACAGTCACAGCGGCAGTCTCAATCGACAGTGCAAAAAGGTACGCAGGCACATGATCATAATAGCATGAGACCGAGTGTTTTATGAAATAACAGGCACAAGCACGAGGGCGAGTTGCCTAAATAAAAACAAGAGGATTCTCGTGCTTTATTGTGACGACCCCTTACAAATCATGCCTCGAGGTTAAGCGACCgtgtaataaaaataatataacatGGAAGGGAcagtatgacttttattacacccttgtaaccttgacaacatGATATTAATGTACTATAATTTTAGCGACCATTATTAATGTTGaaactatagctatatgcaTGTGAATGGTTTTTATTGCAGTTGTCACAGTGAAAAATCTCGATTCTCATAATTTTTTCCCCATTCAGTACCTGCATCTAATGGAACAGGAATTGCAACCAGCTCACCACTTGAACCCACACTTGGAGATATGATGGCGATTTTTTCAGCTGTTTTGTTGGGCTCCTATGAACATCCGGTTAATTCGTGCAAAGATCTTCCTGAAGATTATTCGTCTGGTGATTACTATGTGTTGAACAACTGCAATAAAATTCCTGTGAAGGTATATTGTGATATGTCCAGGACAGCTTGCAATAGTACAGGTGGGTGGAACAGAGTTTCCATGCTTGATATGACCAACTCAAGCCACGAATGCCCAACTGGTTTGAAATCTATTACAAGGGACACGAGTCCCCATCGTCTGTGTGGTAGTGTTCTTGGTAGTGGGGCTTGTAACTCAGTTATATTAAAAACTCATGGAATTTATTACTCAAAGGTTTGCGGGAAAATCAAAGGCTATCAATTCGGTGCTCCATATGCTTTTTACTATGAAGCAAAAGGAATAGAATCCAATTACGTTGAAGGAGTAAGTCTAACTTACGGAAATGCTGGATCTAGAAAACATATTTGGACTTTTGCAGCTGGACCAGATGAAACAAATGCTCTCGATTTTGTTTGCCCTTGTACTCGAACTGATCTTACTTGGGCTGGTAGTATACCAAATTTTATCGGACAAAATTATTTTTGTGATACTGCTAACCATAACTTGCATTACTCAGCTGCTTACGAGAAAGAATTTTACGATGACCCGCTATGGGATGGCAATGGTTGTGTGTCCACTAGTACCTGTTGCTGCTTTAACACTCCTCCATGGTTTTGTACCGAATTACCTGAGTCGACAAATTACGATATTGAGCTACGATTGTGCAATGGTCAAAGTATTAGTACATCTGAAACTCCAATCGAGGTTGTGGAGCTCTATGTCAAGTAAACTACTGATAGCTAGATCATAATTTTAGTCATGGTAGCTAGCAAAATAACActtgacattaattttgattaaTTATGTGATTGACTTGCACgaactattaattttgtatttaATACATGTAAGCAGGCTAGCCAGTGAGACTGACACATATTTGAAACCCCACTCCAAGCACCCTCCCTGTAATGTAGTGGGGTACAACACGTATAAAATTAGCCATTAATTGGAAACGGATCATGTGCTCCCATAAACTgcataataatgaaagcaccgcaggtgctgatacctcggtggaggtgtcaaagctacataacataaagctactaccgtatagcacgaatTTTCTAGGGgctgtgggttagcaatcaggcctacacaaaaattaagtccacgaaaattgtttgCTATAACGTGAAAGATTAATggcgtggcttctggtaaACTTTATTTAAATTAATTTATAGACAGGTTGTCTTTTGTTTGGAGGTATGTTTATGAAAGTAAATTTGGGGACGAAAGCAttttcagtacatgtatagtgtatcACTTATATCTACTCTTGAGTgtaacatacataattatacatgcacatgctagTAAGTCTTGTCCCTTATAATTTTGAGCATTGTTTTTTGATCTGAGATTCCAACcagctgtgcatgtatacacacctGCGGACACCTGGTGCACTTCTTAAATAGCAATCTATCAATTTGGTACTCCATGGGGTTTTTATTTCCAATCACAAGGCATTCACATCAATGGAATAAGCCTTACTAACGGAAGGGTCGGAGCCAGAAAGCATATTTGGTCATTTGTTACTGGAGCTGATGCTATTGGTGCTAGCAGTGTTACATGTCCTTGCACTCGAACCGATCTGACCTGGGCTGGTACCGTCCCCGATTTTGTTGGTCAAAATTATTTCTGTGATACAGCTAACCATGACTACACAAGTGCTTATGGTGAAGATTTTTTTGACGATCCGTTGTGGGATGGAAATGGTTGTGCAGCGACTAGTAGCTGCTGTTGTTTCAACAGTCCTCCATGGTTTTGCACTGAACTACCCGAGTCGACTACGTACGATATTGAGTTACGGTTGTGTAGTGTACACTACACTCACGATAGCGACTCGCTAATTGAGGTGGTGGAGCTTTATGTTAAATAGTTGCTATGCCGATTAGTATATAAGCTATATACTACTGTAGTATGAAAAATTATACGAATGTCTTGTATGATGTCATTGCTGCTAAAGTATTTACTGCTGGAATTTGAACTGTGTTCTCTATTCTTAATTGTTTGCATGGGTCTCAGAGGAGGAtcgtcagggtcaaaaggtcttaATCATAAAGCTGCTTACGAGGATTTCAATTGAATTCCACTCagcactagatctatatgaGATTAATTAGAACAGCTCAGTTTGAGCATGGACCTTATACCCTGAACGATCCTTGTATAGTATAAAGGTAAAGATCGATTTGTATTTGTTGTCAAACTGCGGCTAGATTTCAAGACACCTCTTATATGAATAGGGGCTTACTCCAGTCGTAGGAGTGACCTATAATTAATTCTATTTCACTCCACTCTTCTAGGTACgtagctctagctctgtagTAGACTTTATAGTAATTCCTAAGCTAAGCTAAGTTCTCTCTTCTGGTAAGAGAAGACATTAGCTTAAGCTACAAGAACAAGACACATTGTGAGTACAAGTTCTATTAGACGTAGAGAAACCACCCATTTTAGATATCAAGTCTCTCATCCAACTACAACCGTCCACTTTTGCAGTGCTCTGTGCTATACTCTTACGGGCTGGTCCTCAATTCTACTATTAAAAAGTGACAGTTGAAGAAATTGAATCAAGTAATCAAGAAATTGAGCAAGAAAGAACCTTATTGTTTCAGAACCACCCCTTTGATATGAAAAAGTGCTCTGTTTCTTGCATGGGGTCTATCCAAATCGACAGTAGCTATTGCTATATTGTGAGCAGAACAGTATCTAACTAGGTAAACTAAGGAATGGATGCGTACGACCATTATCGATTCTCTTTTGAGAGCTGCAAGAGCTACAAAGATGGAGCCGTCAGCCCGTAAGTCTACGAGTGTCTATGTGTCGCTAGTATGCGTATGTGTAGAATCTACAAAGTTGGTTATATCAGAAGTATACTATCAACGAAGTGTGAGTTTGTCTGTAATGTGTTTTACTACATGTGCGTACTGCACTACATGCACAttgttcatgtacatgtagatgtaatTTTCACCTCTTCCCCACACCCACTATTCTGTCACCATGTATTAAACTAGGTGTAGTGGTTCAGCATTGGCTTGTCTAGTCGATGTTGATGTTAACTGCTGTGTAGTGGAGAACCTTTTTGTGATTCACCATGATTCAGCATTTCAGTTTGCAAGTACACGTCTAGTATGAGGTGTACAAGTCTGAGCCTGTCTTAAACTGCGCTAATACTTTGAGCTTGACAGTTTGCAATTTGTTAGCTGCCTCAACTAatcttgtaataattattgtgctagtTAATGGGCAAATTGTATTACCTACGGCCTGGACATCCATTGTGCTTCTAACCCTAGTATAGCAAGGCCTAGCTTATTGGTATTTTCGAATAACAGAAAATTACACTTTCGACTGAATAAATACGTGTAGTAGTTCTTGTGTTGAATCTATCTCCCCTTTAATAGTGATTCTATGGAGCATGCTTTCACAcgtatgcatgcagtcaagGCATAATACAATGTAACTCTGTGTTGCCAAGTTTAATCCTTTGTGGTTATTAATTCGTTGTTCAATACATTGTTAAGCTTTGTGTCATTAATTACAATCAACTGCCCTACACTGGTGTTGGCTGGAATGTCACAATTAATGTGTATAAGATATAAAACTGCCAGCATTCCTCC encodes the following:
- the LOC135335744 gene encoding uncharacterized protein LOC135335744 isoform X3, producing the protein MTMTCSTETKTTSHDIGCDSAADLDWCCLKMLLLLALQSLLVCSLHSGQAVANPVASLVETTCANSCSCSDMEDFTQKSARKVEAHFEDSLDDLLESVETMVSSQIDSISTTAVENILRNFTNENSLALTRLNNSTVQQASNLQELLLQVETMREEIFRRLEDLKTQQILLFNSTLMELRTHFEQLMTTSQAGRPSPTEELRHEIGDIKDTVNMLLQLQRQNMERPLPASNGTGIATSSPLEPTLGDMMAIFSAVLLGSYEHPVNSCKDLPEDYSSGDYYVLNNCNKIPVKVYCDMSRTACNSTGGWNRVSMLDMTNSSHECPTGLKSITRDTSPHRLCGSVLGSGACNSVILKTHGIYYSKVCGKIKGYQFGAPYAFYYEAKGIESNYVEGVSLTYGNAGSRKHIWTFAAGPDETNALDFVCPCTRTDLTWAGSIPNFIGQNYFCDTANHNLHYSAAYEKEFYDDPLWDGNGCVSTSTCCCFNTPPWFCTELPESTNYDIELRLCNGQSISTSETPIEVVELYVK
- the LOC135335744 gene encoding uncharacterized protein LOC135335744 isoform X2; protein product: MTMTCSTETKTTSHDIGCDSAADLDWCCLKMLLLLALQSLLVCSLHSGQAVANPVASLVETTCANSCSCSDMEDFTQKSARKVEAHFEDSLDDLLESVETMVSSQIDSISTTAVENILRNFTNENSLALTRLNNSTVQQASNLQELLLQVETMREEIFRRLEDLKTQQILLFNSTLMELRTHFEQLMTTSQAGRPSPTEELRHEIGDIKDTVNMLLQLQRQNMERPLSQSQRQSQSTVQKVPASNGTGIATSSPLEPTLGDMMAIFSAVLLGSYEHPVNSCKDLPEDYSSGDYYVLNNCNKIPVKVYCDMSRTACNSTGGWNRVSMLDMTNSSHECPTGLKSITRDTSPHRLCGSVLGSGACNSVILKTHGIYYSKVCGKIKGYQFGAPYAFYYEAKGIESNYVEGVSLTYGNAGSRKHIWTFAAGPDETNALDFVCPCTRTDLTWAGSIPNFIGQNYFCDTANHNLHYSAAYEKEFYDDPLWDGNGCVSTSTCCCFNTPPWFCTELPESTNYDIELRLCNGQSISTSETPIEVVELYVK
- the LOC135335743 gene encoding lysM and putative peptidoglycan-binding domain-containing protein 2-like, yielding MASSTPIQISETSQSSSSKTGLVTSVGSSRSYGTVKQSPNLSFQAPGTPRHCMHHTVEEGDTLQGLALKYNITIQQIQRMNNLWNTDSLHIRPILKIPITNSNELCSSGSPINQSIMSGQRRASSEQLPSENGRQQNETSSSLNGRSLEEDEEVRSKNSSRRRYESDSGAGGEGVKSIAGILNSADEQLILSRQFAEKLAQRSAERAPPEGAYNRTADMKNQLSSSAERRSRSPSPFNSFVNSSQYSKGQRVKQSTEKDTETREKVESQLFEL
- the LOC135335744 gene encoding uncharacterized protein LOC135335744 isoform X1 is translated as MTMTCSTETKTTSHDIGCDSAADLDWCCLKMLLLLALQSLLVCSLHSGQAVANPVASLVETTCANSCSCSDMEDFTQKSARKVEAHFEDSLDDLLESVETMVSSQIDSISTTAVENILRNFTNENSLALTRLNNSTVQQASNLQELLLQVETMREEIFRRLEDLKTQQILLFNSTLMELRTHFEQLMTTSQAGRPSPTEELRHEIGDIKDTVNMLLQLQRQNMERPLSQSQRQSQSTVQKGTSTRASCLNKNKRILVLYCDDPLQIMPRVPASNGTGIATSSPLEPTLGDMMAIFSAVLLGSYEHPVNSCKDLPEDYSSGDYYVLNNCNKIPVKVYCDMSRTACNSTGGWNRVSMLDMTNSSHECPTGLKSITRDTSPHRLCGSVLGSGACNSVILKTHGIYYSKVCGKIKGYQFGAPYAFYYEAKGIESNYVEGVSLTYGNAGSRKHIWTFAAGPDETNALDFVCPCTRTDLTWAGSIPNFIGQNYFCDTANHNLHYSAAYEKEFYDDPLWDGNGCVSTSTCCCFNTPPWFCTELPESTNYDIELRLCNGQSISTSETPIEVVELYVK